The DNA segment TCGTACTACAGCGAGAACCCGGCCGGTTCGTTCGCCCTGCGGGTGTGGGTGAACAACGCGTGGGTGGCCGCGCAGTGCATCGGCTTCGCGATCCTGCTCGGCGTGCCCATCCCGTACATCCTGTTCCAGAACGCCGCCAACCTCGGACTCACCGGCGGCCTGATGTTCGACGCAGGCAAGGGCGACATCTTCCTGGGGCTGCTGACCCCGCACGGCCTGCTGGAGCTGACCGCGGTGTTCCTCGCCGCGGCCGCGGGGATGCGGCTGGGCTGGATGGTGATCGCGCCCGGCCACCGACCGCGGGGCCAAGTGCTCGCCGAACAGGGCCGCGCGGTCGTGGCCGTCGCGGCCGGGCTGGTGGTGGTGCTGCTGTTGTCCGGGCTGATCGAGGCGCTGGTGACGCCGTCCCCGCTGCCCACGTTCGTCCGCATCGCCATCGGGGTGGCCGCCGAACTCGCGTTCCTCGGCTACATCGTGCACTTCGGCCGCAAGGCGGTCCGGGCGGGTGAGTCCGGTGACATCGAGGATGCGCCCGACGTGGTGCCCACCGGCTGATCACATCCGGCCGGTGGCCTTCATCGCGAGGTAGCGGTCGGCGAGCGCGGGTGCGAGTTCCTCCGGCGGGGCGTCCACCACGTCGACTCCCGCCCGCCGCAACCTGCCGGCGAGGGCGTGCCGGTCGTTGCGCGCGCGTTCGGCGGCGGCCGCGTCGTACACGGCGGCGGCGTCGTCGCGGCCCGCGGCGAGCACCTCCACCCGCGGATCGGCGACCGCGGCGATCAGGACGTGGTGGCGCGCGGCCAGTTGGGGCAGCACCTCCATCAGACCCTCCTCCAGCGCCGAGGCGTTCAGGTCGGTCAGCAGCACCACGAGCGCGCGGCGGCGCACGCGGCGCTGGATCGCCGACGCCATCGCGGCCGGATCCGATTCGACGAGCGCCGGCTGCAGCGGCGCCATCGCGGCCACCAACTGCGCCAGCAACTCGGTGCGCGAGGCGTTGAACACCCCGGCGCGGGTGACCCCGTCGTGGGCGAGGAAGTCGACGTGGTCACCGGCGCGCGCGGCGAGCGCGGCCAGCAGCAGCGCGGCGTCCATCGACCAGTCCAGCCGCGGCCAGCCGCCCAGGTCAGCTGCGGTGGGGTCCACCCCGACGCGACCGGCCGAGGTGCGCCCGGTGTCGAGGACGATGACGATGCGCTGATCGCGTTCCGGCCGCCACGTGCGCACCACGACGTCGGCGCGCCTCGCGGTCGCGCGCCAGTCGATCGAGCGGACGTCGTCACCGACGACGTATTCGCGTAGCGAGTCGAATTCGGTGCCCTGGCCGCGGATCAACGCCGGCGTGGACCCGTCGAGCTCACGCAGCCGCGCCAGCCGGGACGGCAGATGCTTGCGAGAGAGGAACGGGGGCAGTACCCGGATCTGACCGGCCACCCGGTGCGACGTCTGCCGGCCCGCCAGCCCGAGCGGCCCGATCGAGCGGGCGGTGACGAGTGCGGACCGCAGATCACCGCGCCGTGTCGGCCGCAGTGTGGTGGTCAGTGTGGTCCGTTGTCCCGCAGCTAATTCCACCTCGTGGGTGCGGGGCGCGCCGTGCGCACTCGGCGGCCAGGCGTCGCGCAGCCGGCCGCGGAACCGCCGCCTGCCGGGGTGGTGCACGCTCAGTACCGAGTCGACCGACTGACCGAGCCGCGCTGCGGTGTCCCCGGACCGGGTGAGGTCCAGCCCGCGGGGGCTCACCGCCAGCGCGATGTCCACGACGACCGCCACGGCCAGTGCCGCGAACAGCACGACGAACACGACCGCCGGGTCGGGGGCCAAGGCGATCGGCACCACACACAGCAGCGCCACCAGCGCGGCGCGTCCGGTGAGGACCACTAGCGCGGAACCGGCACGGCCGTCAGGATGCCGTCGAGCACACCGTCGGGGGTGGCGCCTTCCAGCTCGGCCTCCGGCCGCAACGCGATGCGGTGCCGCAGTGTGGGGCGGGCCATCGCCTTGACGTCGTCGGGGGTGACGTAGTTGCGGCCGGACAGCCATGCCCACGACCGGGCCGTGGCCAGCAGCGCGGTGGCGCCGCGGGGTGAGACACCGAGTTGCAGCGACGGAGACTGCCGGGTGGCGCCGGCGATGTCGACGATGTACCCGAGCACCTCGTCGGCCACCCGCACCTGACGGACCGCCGCCCGGCCCGCGGCCAGTTCGGCCGGACCGGCGACCGGGCGCACCGCCGACAGGTCGCGGGGATCGAATCCACGGGCGTGGCGGTCGAGGATCGCGATCTCCTGATCACGCGGGGGCAGCGGCACAGTGAGCTTGAGCAGGAACCGGTCCAGCTGCGCCTCGGGCAGCTGGTAGGTGCCCTCGTACTCGATCGGGTTCTGGGTGGCGGCGACGATGAACGGGTCCGGCAGCGGGCGGGCTTCGCCTTCGACGCTGACCTGTCGCTCCTCCATCGCCTCCAGAAGCGCCGCCTGGGTTTTCGGGGGAGTGCGGTTGATCTCGTCGGCCAGCAGCA comes from the Mycolicibacterium litorale genome and includes:
- a CDS encoding stage II sporulation protein M — encoded protein: MDVDAFVLAHRPTWDRLEELVKRRRRLTGAEVDELVDLYQRVSTHLSMVRSASTDSMLVGRLSGLVARARAAVTGAHAPLWREFLRFWTVSFPVVAYRAWRWWLGSAAAFFLVAVLIGFWVAGNPEVQAAVGTPSDIDQLVNNDFASYYSENPAGSFALRVWVNNAWVAAQCIGFAILLGVPIPYILFQNAANLGLTGGLMFDAGKGDIFLGLLTPHGLLELTAVFLAAAAGMRLGWMVIAPGHRPRGQVLAEQGRAVVAVAAGLVVVLLLSGLIEALVTPSPLPTFVRIAIGVAAELAFLGYIVHFGRKAVRAGESGDIEDAPDVVPTG
- a CDS encoding DUF58 domain-containing protein; this translates as MVLTGRAALVALLCVVPIALAPDPAVVFVVLFAALAVAVVVDIALAVSPRGLDLTRSGDTAARLGQSVDSVLSVHHPGRRRFRGRLRDAWPPSAHGAPRTHEVELAAGQRTTLTTTLRPTRRGDLRSALVTARSIGPLGLAGRQTSHRVAGQIRVLPPFLSRKHLPSRLARLRELDGSTPALIRGQGTEFDSLREYVVGDDVRSIDWRATARRADVVVRTWRPERDQRIVIVLDTGRTSAGRVGVDPTAADLGGWPRLDWSMDAALLLAALAARAGDHVDFLAHDGVTRAGVFNASRTELLAQLVAAMAPLQPALVESDPAAMASAIQRRVRRRALVVLLTDLNASALEEGLMEVLPQLAARHHVLIAAVADPRVEVLAAGRDDAAAVYDAAAAERARNDRHALAGRLRRAGVDVVDAPPEELAPALADRYLAMKATGRM
- a CDS encoding AAA family ATPase, whose translation is MTQPSAQTTQTGGATGDSARQALLALRDEIGKAVVGQDAVVSGLVIALLCRGHVLLEGVPGVAKTLLVRTLAATLQLEFKRVQFTPDLMPGDVTGSLVYDARTAEFEFRAGPVFTNLLLADEINRTPPKTQAALLEAMEERQVSVEGEARPLPDPFIVAATQNPIEYEGTYQLPEAQLDRFLLKLTVPLPPRDQEIAILDRHARGFDPRDLSAVRPVAGPAELAAGRAAVRQVRVADEVLGYIVDIAGATRQSPSLQLGVSPRGATALLATARSWAWLSGRNYVTPDDVKAMARPTLRHRIALRPEAELEGATPDGVLDGILTAVPVPR